ATTTTCGAAATCATTAAAATGAACCTCTACAGTACCAACAACCCCGATCTCCGTGTAGATTTTAAAGAGGCGGTGTTCAACAGCATGCCGCAGGATAAAGGCCTTTATATGCCCGTTAGCATCCCGCGCCTGCCAAAGGAGTTTATTGATAACCTGGGCATCCTGTCGTTACAGGAAATTGCCTATACCGTAGCCCAGCATCTGCTGCAAGGCGCCATCCCGGATGGTGATCTGAAAGCCCTGATTGAAGATGCTATTAACTTTGAGGCACCGGTAGTAGAACTGGAAGATAACGTGCGCGTGCTGGAACTTTTCCACGGCCCCTCTTTGGCGTTTAAAGATTTTGGCGCCAGATTTATGAGCCGTGTAATGGCCTACTTCCTTGAAGCTGGCGAGAAACAGCTGGACGTACTGGTAGCCACTTCTGGCGATACCGGCGGCGCTGTAGCCCTGGGTTTCCTGGGTGTACCAAATACCCGCGTTACCATTCTTTACCCTAAAGGCAAGGTGAGCGGCGTGCAGGAGCAGCAATTAACCACCAACGGCCAGAACATCCGTGCGCTGGAAGTTGACGGTACTTTTGACGATTGCCAGGCACTGGTAAAACAAGCATTTACCGATGCTGATCTGAATGCAGCATTGCGTCTGACTTCGGCCAACTCTATCAATATTGCCCGTTTGATCCCGCAAACTTTCTACTACTTTAATGCCTACGCACAAATGCGGCGCGAGGGTAAAAGCAAAGTAGCTTTTGCAGTGCCAAGCGGCAATTTTGGAAACATTGGCGCCGGCATCCTGGCCTGGAAAATGGGCTTGCCGGTTGAGCAATTCATTGCGGCTACCAACGTAAACGATACTGTTCCGGCTTACCTGACCAGCGGTGTTTACGAGCCGAAACCATCAGTACAAACCCTGTCAAACGCTATGGACGTGGGTAACCCAAGCAACTGGGTACGTATTGCCGATATGTTTAAAAACGACTTGCCAGCGTTGAAAAACATGATTACCGGCTACAGCTTTAATGATGACGATACGCTGAAAGCCATTGAGGCCGTGTATCAAAAATATAACTACGTGGTTTGCCCGCATACGGCCATTGCCTGGCTGGCGGTTACCGATTGGCTGAGCAAACACCCGGGCGATGTTACCGGCGTGTTCCTGTCAACCGCGCACCCGTGCAAATTCCCAGACGTATTTACCGGCGCTATTGCCGATGCGGTACAGATACCTGAACAAGTGAAAGAGTTAGAGCAGCGTGAGAAACAGGCTACCGCCCTGCAACCAAACTTTGCCGATTTTAAAAGCTACTTACTGAACAACTTATAAAAAAAGGAGCCTTTCGGCCACTTGTAAACCGGCCCTGCCCAGCAACGCTGCGCAGGGTTTTTTATTTTACCTTTGCAGAGTGGCAAACTACCTAATTTGTCATTGCGAGGAGTACTATGGGCATGGCGCACCGGGAACGACGAAGCAATCTTGTCGCACGTTTAACATGCGACGAGATTGCTTCGTCACCCCTACCCACCTTCCCTACGTTCCTCGCAATGACAAAATCGAATAGCACTACCGGCAATTACTGTTACTTTTACAGAAAACATACAAATAAATCTGTAACAATAAGTCGGTTAAGGCGTTTCATACTAAAACACAGAAAAAACTATTAATGCATAAAGTTACCCGCTTCTTTTGGTTCTGTTCAGGAGCCCATATAGCTACTTTAAAAAAATACCCTATTGAACACAATAAATATGTGGGCATTGGGGCTACCATTTTCTTTACGGCGCTTTTTGCTGCCCTGTCTGGCGGCTATGCCATGTATTTTGTGTTTGCGGGCAATGCTATGGCGGTCATATTCGCCATTTTGTTTGGCTTACTGTGGGGTACGGCCATCTTTAATATGGACCGATACATCGTATCCAGCATCAACAAAGAGGGTACCACCAATCAGCAGATCATGCAGGCATCGCCACGTATTTTGCTGGCTATTATGATTGGGGTGGTGATTTCGCGTCCACTGGAGTTGAAGATCTTTGATAAAGAGATCCGGCAGAAACTGAAAGTGGCCTATACCAAAGGTCAAAACCGCCGTCTGGACACACTCGAACTGGCTTACAAGCAAAAGTATGCCATGGAGCTGGGCAAAAACAACGATCTGAAGAAAGAGAAAGACTCGTTGGAAAAAGATATCAACCGCTCCCGCTTTCAGCTGAACCAGGAAGTATTTGGCGATAAAACCAACCAAACATCGGGCATTACAGGTTATGGCACCTATGCCAAGCAAAAGCAGGCGGTGCTGGATGAAAAACAGGCCCGCCTCAAAACCGTAACCGATGATTTAGGTCAGATGGACGATTACCTGGCCGCCCGTAAGGACTACGAGGGCCTGACCAACATGCGCCAATACACCAATAAACAGCTGGACAGCCTGGCCAACGTAGCCGGCTTTGCCGACCGCAACTGGGCGCTGGGACAGATCACTTATAATGACAACGGCACGCGCGATCTGGATACCTATCTGGCCGTCTCATTCATTGGTTACCTCTTCATCCTCTTTGAGTGTTTGCCGGTGTTTGTTAAGCTGATGTCGCCTAAAGGCCCGTATGATGTAGCGCTGGCAAAGGTAAGCGAGGCCAATATGCACTTTGCCGAACGTGATAAAGAGCGTGATATGGCCGCAACCGACCAGCTTTTTGATCATAACCTCAGCACCGATGTAGAGCGCAAAAAGAAACTCATCAGCGGGCAGTCTGATTATGATCTGGAGCGGTATAGGTATGATTGAGTTTTACGGAGATTAAAGAATAATATGAGTTAAGCACGAACCATAATGTCATGCTGAGGAACGAAGCATCTCTGACGCAAATCATGTGGACTGTCCGCAGAGATGCTTCGTCCCTCAGCATGACAGGAAGTTTATACCCACAAAAAACGCCCCGCAATTACTTGCGGGGCGTTTTTTGTGGTTGGTGAGTTACTACATCTTGGTTGCTGTAGTATCCTTTTCTGTTTTTTCTTTCTTTTTAACTTTACCGTTTTTCTCTTTCACCTTTTTCTTGGTGGTGTCTTGCTGCGCTGACGTCGTTGAACTTTTAACAGTTGCCGCATATGCACTAGCGCTTCCGGCTAAAATGGCTGCCAGGGCAACCATACCAATCACTTTTTTCATAGATGGTGTATTTGATTATTGAATAAGTGTTACTAATCAATAACGCCACACTTCTTTAAAAAGTTTACCAATAGTTAATTAAATTACAGTTCCATTTGGAATAACGGCACGCTTTTTAACCACCACTATACCATCCTGAACGGTATAACAGCCATAATCGCCATTTTCCAGCGTCTCGCCACAGTTAATAATTACGTCGTTACCAATGTAACAGTTCTTATCAATAATGGCATTTTTAATGTGGCAGCGATCGCCAATACCCATAACCGGGGTATTATTGGCTTTGCACTGCTCTATCTGCTCCAGGGTCTGGTAGTTATCGCTACCCATAATGTAGCAATTCTCAATAACCGTATCAAAGCCAATGCGGGTACGGATACCTACCACCGAGCGGGTGATAGATGATGCATTTACAATACAACCCTCAGAAACGATAGCTTTTTGCAAATGCGTGCCCGATACCTTTGATGGCGGCAGCATGCGCGCGCGGGTATAAATTGGGCGGTTACCAAACAGGTTAAACTCTGGGATATCATCAGTTAGCCCCAGATTGGCATCAAAGAATGATGGGATGGTACCGATATCGGTCCAATAACCTTCGTACTGAAAGCTCACCACTTTATGATCTTTGATAGATTGCGGAATAATCTCCTTACCAAAATCGGTACGGTCATTACCCTGCAGTAAATCATACAGCGTTTTGCGGTTAAAGATGTAGATACCCATGCTGGCCAGGTAAACACGGCCGGCTGCCTGCATCTCATCACTCACTTCAGAAGCCCAGCTTTCAAAATCTTTCTTCGGTTTCTCAACAAACGCGGTGATGTTGTTTTCATCATCTGTTTTCAGGATACCAAAACCAGGGACATCATTGGCATGCACCGGAATACTGGCGATAGAGATCTCGGCATTCTGTGCGATGTGCGCGTTGATCATATCGTCAAAATCCATCTGGTAAAGTTGATCGCCAGAAAGGATCAGCACATACTCAAACTCATGCACAGACAAGTGGTGAAGACTTTGACGCACCGCATCAGCCGTACCCTGAAACCAGGCCACGCTGCTTGGAGTTTGTTCTGCCGCCAGAATGTCAACAAAAGCATCGCTGAAACTGCTGAAGTGGTAAGTATTCTTAATGTGCTTGTTTAACGATGCCGAGTTAAACTGCGTTAACACAAAAATGCGGCTAATGCCCGAGTGCAAACAGTTAGAGATAGGAATATCTACCAGGCGGTATTTACCTGCAATAGGCACGGCAGGCTTAGAGCGTGTTGCGGTAAGCGGGAAAAGCCTTGTTCCCTGGCCGCCGCCAAGCACAATGCTGATTACTTTTGATGTCATATGTTGGTTATTAAGCGTTCATAGAGGTGAATGTACTCGCGGGCCGATCGATCCCACGAAAAGTCGAGCGACATCATGCGATTACGCAACTGCGCCATGTGTGCGGCATCGCGATAAAGCGATATGGCCCTGCCCACAGAATAAACAATATCCCGCACACTGGCCTGATCAAACCTGATACCGTAGCCCCCCTCATCACCATAATCAATTACGGTATCTTTCAAGCCACCGGTGCTGCGCACCATGGGCACTGTGCCGTAGCGCAACGAGTAGAGTTGGTTTAACCCACAAGGCTCCACGCGCGATGGCATCAGCAGAAAGTCAGATCCGGCATAGATCTGGTGCGAAAGTTGTTCATCATAACCAATATATACCCGGTATTGTTGGGTCTGTCGCAATTTTAATACATCCAGCGCCTGCTCCGTGTCAGGATCGCCGGTGCCCAGTACTAAAAAGTTGGCTTCCCATGGGTATTGCTCAATGGCTCGGTCAATGGCCTCGGCCAGTAAATCAGC
This region of Mucilaginibacter yixingensis genomic DNA includes:
- a CDS encoding glucose-1-phosphate adenylyltransferase is translated as MTSKVISIVLGGGQGTRLFPLTATRSKPAVPIAGKYRLVDIPISNCLHSGISRIFVLTQFNSASLNKHIKNTYHFSSFSDAFVDILAAEQTPSSVAWFQGTADAVRQSLHHLSVHEFEYVLILSGDQLYQMDFDDMINAHIAQNAEISIASIPVHANDVPGFGILKTDDENNITAFVEKPKKDFESWASEVSDEMQAAGRVYLASMGIYIFNRKTLYDLLQGNDRTDFGKEIIPQSIKDHKVVSFQYEGYWTDIGTIPSFFDANLGLTDDIPEFNLFGNRPIYTRARMLPPSKVSGTHLQKAIVSEGCIVNASSITRSVVGIRTRIGFDTVIENCYIMGSDNYQTLEQIEQCKANNTPVMGIGDRCHIKNAIIDKNCYIGNDVIINCGETLENGDYGCYTVQDGIVVVKKRAVIPNGTVI
- the thrC gene encoding threonine synthase; amino-acid sequence: MNLYSTNNPDLRVDFKEAVFNSMPQDKGLYMPVSIPRLPKEFIDNLGILSLQEIAYTVAQHLLQGAIPDGDLKALIEDAINFEAPVVELEDNVRVLELFHGPSLAFKDFGARFMSRVMAYFLEAGEKQLDVLVATSGDTGGAVALGFLGVPNTRVTILYPKGKVSGVQEQQLTTNGQNIRALEVDGTFDDCQALVKQAFTDADLNAALRLTSANSINIARLIPQTFYYFNAYAQMRREGKSKVAFAVPSGNFGNIGAGILAWKMGLPVEQFIAATNVNDTVPAYLTSGVYEPKPSVQTLSNAMDVGNPSNWVRIADMFKNDLPALKNMITGYSFNDDDTLKAIEAVYQKYNYVVCPHTAIAWLAVTDWLSKHPGDVTGVFLSTAHPCKFPDVFTGAIADAVQIPEQVKELEQREKQATALQPNFADFKSYLLNNL
- a CDS encoding DUF4407 domain-containing protein yields the protein MHKVTRFFWFCSGAHIATLKKYPIEHNKYVGIGATIFFTALFAALSGGYAMYFVFAGNAMAVIFAILFGLLWGTAIFNMDRYIVSSINKEGTTNQQIMQASPRILLAIMIGVVISRPLELKIFDKEIRQKLKVAYTKGQNRRLDTLELAYKQKYAMELGKNNDLKKEKDSLEKDINRSRFQLNQEVFGDKTNQTSGITGYGTYAKQKQAVLDEKQARLKTVTDDLGQMDDYLAARKDYEGLTNMRQYTNKQLDSLANVAGFADRNWALGQITYNDNGTRDLDTYLAVSFIGYLFILFECLPVFVKLMSPKGPYDVALAKVSEANMHFAERDKERDMAATDQLFDHNLSTDVERKKKLISGQSDYDLERYRYD